A window of the Pecten maximus chromosome 19, xPecMax1.1, whole genome shotgun sequence genome harbors these coding sequences:
- the LOC117317546 gene encoding TNFAIP3-interacting protein 3-like yields the protein MGNGATREFEDMKNKIGDIERETKSNQKEIQRLNEEVTQRDVEVGRLKENMAKRAAQAPVTGRDVDLVEDLRGRIEVLERDKETKNKQMDDLKAELQRLNQEVERRSKINKQQDEQINHLNDEIKQLRKRLEKREVELALLRSQFPENDIQTPITQRDVAVNVADGEGGTSGSGSTKDEHLSNEQQSTSSVDVKQEQDRRKVFSNPKQTNTKSVPSKSDRWQY from the exons ACATGAAAAATAAGATTGGGGATATTGAAAGGGAAACCAAATCAAATCAAAAAGAAATACAGCGTTTGAACGAGGAAGTGACACAAAGAGACGTTGAAGTTGGACGTTTGAAAGAAAATATGGCCAAACGTGCTGCTCAGGCACCAGTAACGGGCAGGGATGTAGATTTAGTTGAAG ACTTGAGAGGTAGGATTGAGGTCCTTGAACGAGATAAAGAAacgaaaaataaacaaatggatGATCTCAAAGCGGAACTACAGCGTCTGAACCAGGAAGTGGAGAGGAGATCAAAAATCAACAAGCAACAGGACGAACAGATTAATCACCTTAACGACGAGATCAAACAACTGAGAAAACGATTGGAAAAGAGAGAAGTTGAATTAGCACTTTTGAGATCTCAATTCCcagaaaatgatattcaaaCACCTATAACTCAGCGGGATGTAGCAGTAAACGTCGCCGATGGGGAGGGGGGAACATCAGGGTCAGGATCAACAAAAGACGAACACTTATCCAACGAACAACAGAGCACCAGTTCAGTTGATGTGAAACAAGAGCAAGACAGACGGAAAGTCTTCAGCAATCccaaacagacaaacacaaAAAGCGTACCCAGTAAATCCGATCGATGGCAATATTAG